TGTGATTAATTTTGAAGATATCGGCCCAGCAGCTACCCCAGACTCCATTGTTTCTCTAAGTCTAAGTGACTCCTACTTAGAAGGCGAGCAAGCTTTTGGCACTATTGATATTATTGACCGTCCATTCGGTAATCTTTGGACAAATATTCGCCGAACTGATTTCTTGCAGCTAGGTGCTAACTACGGCGATTCCATTGAAGTTCTCATCAAACACCACGACCGCGTAGTTTATAAGAATTTCGTTACTTATAGTCGTTCATTTGCCGACTTACGGATTGGCGAAGCGCTCATTTACGTCAATTCACTCGACAACCTAGGACTCGGTATCAATCAAGGCTCCTTCGTAGATGCTTATTCGGTAGGCACCGGCACCAGCTGGAAAGTCACCCTTAAAAAAGTATAAAAAACAGGGTCAAATGTCCAAAATGGATTTTTGACCCTGTTTTATTTTTTTATTTCGTATATTCTTTAACGATTGGCTCTTGTTTTTTATTTTTAAGGAATAGACTTAAAATCATTCCAATAGCCGCGAAAATGGCTGCAACCATAAACGCCGCACGCATTCCGTCCAAACTAGCATCTTGCGCTTTTTGAGCAAAACTAGCCGGATCCGTCGCCATAAGCGCTTTTCCTGGCATATTATCTTTCGTTACATTCGTTAGTACTGTAATAAGTACCGCCGTTCCAATCGAACCAGCAATTTGTCGAATCGTATTATTTACCGCCGAACCGTGGTTAATCAAGTGGTTAGGAAGTGCATTCATACCCGCTGTCGAAACTGGCATCATCGCCATTGAAATACCGAAGAACCGCACGGCATAAAATACTACAATATACCAAAGTGGCGTATCCATCGTTAAGAACATAAATGGAATTGTACCGATAGTCAAAATGGTAACCCCGGTAATCGTCAACCATTTCGCCCCGATTTTATCGAAAATAATACCCGTAATTGGACTCATTATCCCCATAATAATCGCACCCGGAAGCAATAACAGACCTGACTGAAGCGCCGACTCCCCGCGAATTGTTTGAATATATAAAGGCAATACAATTTCCGCACCAATCATCGCCATCGTTACAATCGAACCAAGAATAACAGACAATGAGAATACCGGATATTTAAACACATGCAGTTCAAGCATTGGGTTATCAATAACTAATTGGCGCCAAACAAATAGTCCAATAACTACAACCCCAACAATCAACATAGTGATAACCGTTGTATCTCCCCAACCATCATTCCCTGCTGAACTAAATCCGTAAAGGAGCGAGCCAAAACCAATCGAAGACATTACAATAGAAAGAAAATCGATTTTTGTATCAGTTAACTTCACTACTTTTTTCATACCAAAGAACGCTAAAATTATATCAATAACCGCAATTGGAATTAAAATAAGGAATAATACGCGCCAATCATACGAATCCACAATCCAACCAGACAAAGTTGGCCCAATTGCTGGAGCAAACGCAATAACAAGTCCCATCAGCCCCATCGCTGCCCCACGTTTTTCA
The sequence above is drawn from the Listeria monocytogenes genome and encodes:
- the mdrT gene encoding cholic acid efflux MFS transporter MdrT, with product MNSTAVERPVDVNGKSYSRSLLVVTMIIGAFVAILNQTLLATALPMIMDDLHITAATGQWLTTAFLLTNGIMIPITALLIEKISSKTLFITAMTVFTIGTIIASVAGSFPVLLTGRIVQAAGAGIMMPLLQTIFLLIFPREKRGAAMGLMGLVIAFAPAIGPTLSGWIVDSYDWRVLFLILIPIAVIDIILAFFGMKKVVKLTDTKIDFLSIVMSSIGFGSLLYGFSSAGNDGWGDTTVITMLIVGVVVIGLFVWRQLVIDNPMLELHVFKYPVFSLSVILGSIVTMAMIGAEIVLPLYIQTIRGESALQSGLLLLPGAIIMGIMSPITGIIFDKIGAKWLTITGVTILTIGTIPFMFLTMDTPLWYIVVFYAVRFFGISMAMMPVSTAGMNALPNHLINHGSAVNNTIRQIAGSIGTAVLITVLTNVTKDNMPGKALMATDPASFAQKAQDASLDGMRAAFMVAAIFAAIGMILSLFLKNKKQEPIVKEYTK